In Minwuia thermotolerans, the genomic stretch TGCATCATCGTCCCCGCGGTCTCCGACGAGGCGGCGAAGGACAAGTTCCCCGACGGCTGGAAGACGGTGAAGCCCTATCTGCGCTACGTGAAGCAGCCGCAGGGCTGAACGCCGCGGCCACCGGGCGCGCCCGTGCGGCGCCCGATCCAGACAGCGCGGCTTTCTGACGGAATCGCCGCCCACCCGGCTTTTCGCGCCCGCCCCTGTGCGGGGGGCCGGAGCGGCTTCGCCGCAAGTCGATGGATTGACCGGATGCCCGCAGGAAGGCGGGCATGACACCGAACCTCCAGTGGCGATTCAATCAGGCGCCGGCGCATCCCCCTCCCTGTCCTCCCCCTTCCCGAAGGGGGAGGGTGGCCCGCGTCAGCGGGTCGGGAGAGGGTGGTTGCAGCCTATCCCAGGACGCGCAGCAGCTCGTCGTGGAGGTTCGGCCCCGAGGCGATGACGTTGGGATGGCGCGGACGTTCCTGATTGTAGCGGAACGTCAGGTCCTTCGTGGTGGTGCAGCGCGCGCCGGCCTCGGTGAGGATCAGGTCGGCGGCGGCGATGTCCCAGTCGTGCTTGCCGGCCATGGAGATCGCCGCGTCGAAGCGCCCGCAGGCCACCAGCGCCATGCGGTAGGCGATGGAGTTCATCCAGGTGCACTTCATGTCGTCGCCGTGTTTCGGCCAGTCGAAATAGGTCATGTTGCGCCGGGCGGTGAGGAAGTGCGCCTCGCCGGCGTCGTGCTGTTCGGAGGGGCGGATGCGGCGGCCGTTGAGGCGCGCCCCGCCGCCCAGGGCGGCCTCGAAGAACTCGTCCTTGGCCGGATTGTAGACGGCGCCGAGGATGGGCAGGCCGTCCTCGACCAGGGCGACGCAGACGGTGAACTCGGGCACGCGGCGCATGAAGGCGCGGGTGCCGTCGATCGGATCGGCGATCCAGACCCGGCGCTTCTCCAGCCGGCCGAGATCGTCGGCGGTCTCCTCGGAGAGCCAGCCATAGTCGGGCCGGGCCGCGGTCAGTTTCGTGCGCAGCAGGTCGTCGACGGCGATGTCGGCCTCGGTGACCGGGTTGTCGCCGCCCTTGTCCCAGGTCTTGAGATCGGTATCGAAGAATTCGAGCGCCAGCGCGCCGGCCTGGCGGACCGTCGACATCAGCAGGCTGTGATCGGCCCGTAGCTCCCGGTTGCTCACGCGCGTCAGTTCCCGGCCACGGTCATGCCGTCGATGCGGACGGTGGGCGCGTTGGCGCCATAGCGGAAGACCAGGTCGCTGGCGGGCCGGAGCTTCAGGAACATGTCCTTCAGATTGCCGGCGACCGTCATTTCCGAGACCGGGAAGCCGATCCGGCCGTTCTCGATCCAGAACCCGGCGGCGCCCCGGCTGTAGTCGCCGGTGACCCCGTTGACGCCGAAGCCGATCAGCTCGGTGACGTAGAAGCCTTCGGTGATGTCGGCGATCAGTTCCTCGGGCGAGACCTCGCCCGGCTCCAGGTAGAGATTGCTGGGCCCGGGCGAGGGCGAGCTTCCCGCCCCGCGGCCGGCATGGCCGGTGGTCTGCAGGCCGAGCTGGCGCGCCGTGGCGCTGTCCAGCATCCAGGTCTTCAGTATCCCGTCCTCGATCAGGTCGGTGCGGCGGACGGCGACGCCTTCCCCGTCCACCGGGCGGGAGCGCAGGCCCCGCGGGCGCAGCGGGTCGTCGACCACGCGGATGCCCTCGGCGAAGACCCGTTCGCCCATGCGGTTCTTCAGGA encodes the following:
- a CDS encoding 3'(2'),5'-bisphosphate nucleotidase CysQ produces the protein MSNRELRADHSLLMSTVRQAGALALEFFDTDLKTWDKGGDNPVTEADIAVDDLLRTKLTAARPDYGWLSEETADDLGRLEKRRVWIADPIDGTRAFMRRVPEFTVCVALVEDGLPILGAVYNPAKDEFFEAALGGGARLNGRRIRPSEQHDAGEAHFLTARRNMTYFDWPKHGDDMKCTWMNSIAYRMALVACGRFDAAISMAGKHDWDIAAADLILTEAGARCTTTKDLTFRYNQERPRHPNVIASGPNLHDELLRVLG